Proteins co-encoded in one Bremerella sp. TYQ1 genomic window:
- a CDS encoding PAS domain S-box protein, translating to MGTKLRLMIVEDDPAHARLIVRGFRTEVDDFELTTHFSLKDARAAIAESVPDLVIVDLSLPDGFGADLIEPQGKEARYPVMIITSQGDEKTAVDVLKRGAIDYVVKSESGFFELPRLARRSIREWNLQREKVEAEEALRNSEQRYRALIDHSPTSIVVACEGKIVLANSMAQKCLGANSTSEVVGKTIQAFQIPDVEALDKSHESSPTDRKPGQLNEYVLRQVDGTLLDVELMTTSVDYYGQEATQYVFQDITLRKEAETEMRIRDRAIASASDGIFIVQLSNEEMKIVDCNQAFLEIVGCQRDAVRQQGVNVIRCDSRYEARFRLIVAGIHSRQPARDTIRIYTEGEAYRWVEISISPVHVSESLSTHVVGVVHDITEKVNAEEEIRRRNAELAHFLRLTAMGELVAGLAHEVNQPLYAISNYAGTCENLLKAADEIDKPSVQQCVTRIGQQARRAAEIIRRLRNYVSRTAPKVEASEIRDLLSDSVALLTPLMEEQAIEVTMDIEPSTPSVFVDKIQIEQVLINLISNATDAIDDTNSQRVIEIRASLVETKEEPMVQISVRDFGIGIPPNFDVFEAFQSTKESGMGMGLSISRTIIESHGGKIWVEPASPHGTIFFFTLPTSIQQVTGHADESDRVCH from the coding sequence ATGGGAACCAAGCTGCGTTTGATGATTGTCGAAGACGATCCCGCTCACGCGCGGCTGATTGTGCGCGGCTTTCGAACGGAAGTAGACGACTTCGAGCTGACGACCCATTTCTCGTTGAAAGATGCCAGGGCCGCAATCGCGGAATCGGTGCCAGACCTGGTGATCGTCGATCTATCGCTTCCTGACGGCTTTGGGGCTGACCTGATCGAACCACAGGGCAAAGAAGCACGTTACCCGGTGATGATCATCACCAGCCAGGGTGACGAAAAAACTGCCGTCGACGTTCTGAAGCGTGGCGCGATCGACTACGTTGTCAAATCAGAATCGGGCTTCTTTGAACTGCCACGTTTGGCGCGTCGATCGATTCGAGAATGGAATCTACAGCGAGAAAAAGTTGAAGCGGAAGAAGCTTTACGAAATAGCGAGCAGCGCTACCGTGCGTTGATCGACCACTCGCCCACGTCGATTGTCGTTGCCTGTGAAGGAAAGATTGTCCTAGCCAATAGCATGGCACAGAAGTGCCTGGGGGCGAACTCGACTTCGGAAGTCGTCGGCAAAACGATCCAGGCTTTTCAAATTCCTGATGTCGAAGCTCTCGATAAATCGCACGAATCCAGCCCGACCGATCGGAAGCCTGGACAATTGAATGAATATGTCCTGCGGCAAGTCGATGGGACGCTGCTGGATGTCGAGTTGATGACGACGTCGGTCGATTACTACGGCCAAGAGGCAACGCAGTACGTTTTTCAAGATATTACGCTGCGGAAAGAAGCGGAGACGGAGATGCGGATTCGCGACCGCGCGATCGCCTCGGCCAGTGATGGGATTTTTATCGTCCAGCTTTCTAACGAAGAGATGAAAATCGTCGACTGTAATCAAGCCTTCTTGGAGATCGTCGGCTGCCAACGCGACGCTGTTCGTCAGCAAGGGGTCAACGTCATCCGATGCGATTCACGTTACGAGGCTCGGTTTCGGTTAATCGTCGCTGGCATTCATTCAAGGCAACCGGCACGCGATACGATTCGGATTTACACCGAGGGGGAAGCCTATCGCTGGGTCGAGATCTCGATTTCTCCTGTGCATGTTTCGGAAAGTCTTAGCACGCACGTTGTCGGCGTTGTGCATGATATTACCGAGAAGGTAAACGCCGAAGAGGAAATCCGCCGCCGAAATGCTGAGCTTGCTCACTTTCTGCGTCTGACGGCCATGGGCGAACTTGTCGCCGGTTTGGCACACGAGGTGAATCAGCCGCTATATGCGATTTCTAACTATGCAGGTACATGCGAAAACCTGCTGAAGGCTGCCGATGAGATCGACAAGCCTAGCGTTCAGCAATGTGTGACACGGATCGGGCAGCAAGCACGTCGGGCCGCCGAAATCATTCGCCGCTTGAGAAATTACGTGAGCCGCACGGCTCCTAAAGTCGAGGCCTCCGAGATCAGAGACCTCTTAAGTGACTCGGTGGCATTGCTGACGCCGCTGATGGAAGAGCAGGCCATCGAAGTCACGATGGACATAGAACCTTCGACTCCGAGTGTTTTTGTCGATAAAATTCAAATAGAACAAGTGCTGATCAATTTGATCAGCAACGCGACAGATGCGATAGACGATACCAATTCGCAACGCGTTATCGAGATTCGAGCTTCCCTGGTTGAAACCAAGGAAGAGCCAATGGTGCAAATCTCGGTAAGAGACTTTGGGATTGGGATTCCCCCAAATTTCGATGTCTTCGAGGCATTTCAGTCGACGAAGGAATCGGGTATGGGAATGGGACTTTCCATCAGTCGAACGATTATCGAATCGCACGGAGGGAAGATCTGGGTTGAACCAGCTTCTCCGCACGGTACGATCTTTTTCTTTACGCTACCTACCTCCATCCAACAGGTTACAGGCCATGCCGACGAATCCGACCGTGTTTGTCATTGA
- a CDS encoding BBP7 family outer membrane beta-barrel protein, whose protein sequence is MKTFLLVPGALAGLLSASALFAQSPGDMYQPSAYRPGATYYAEPSAPAKLWSQPTSNVSYKPDASLEPLQGDKAYMDALEGKPEELSAPSIPSTSHSIMSTGDCSTGECYDDCFAECCMPCTTWFAYGGGLIMNRDLEREVWLSYDTGDYSRQVMGTHDAGMDWTGGYEVRLGRYTGCGAWAWEGVFWSLRDTTEFSVTNAGLTGQLNTPLEDPFQGLSYDDGSGLANLDDFFNNAQIHRLRRSSDFYNVELNLFQDPTMFACNTGHHSFSVGMLGGIRYFRFSEGMSFSSDPTNTVFDGAADEVNYNIDVANNLIGPQIGFIGNMTHGKWNVHLGSKLGLFGNIITHESRIYGAAGNAVVDNALSPNDGQEFDIDASRSRVSFLGELDLGVDYRMFQCFTVSGGYRAVAVTGVALSADQIPQNFEDFAIIESTQASSDLILHGAYFGGEFVW, encoded by the coding sequence ATGAAGACGTTTCTATTAGTTCCTGGTGCTTTAGCAGGATTGTTAAGTGCCAGCGCATTGTTCGCCCAATCTCCTGGCGACATGTACCAACCGTCGGCATATCGCCCTGGGGCGACCTACTATGCCGAACCAAGTGCGCCCGCCAAGTTGTGGTCGCAACCCACCTCGAATGTCAGCTATAAACCCGATGCCAGTCTCGAACCGCTTCAGGGAGACAAGGCATACATGGATGCTCTGGAAGGCAAGCCAGAGGAACTCAGTGCACCATCCATCCCAAGCACAAGCCACTCGATCATGTCGACCGGCGACTGCTCGACCGGTGAATGCTACGACGATTGCTTCGCCGAATGCTGCATGCCATGCACGACCTGGTTCGCCTACGGCGGCGGTTTGATTATGAACCGCGACCTGGAACGTGAAGTGTGGCTCAGCTACGACACCGGCGATTACTCGCGTCAAGTCATGGGCACGCACGATGCCGGCATGGACTGGACCGGCGGCTATGAAGTCCGCCTTGGCCGATACACCGGTTGCGGTGCATGGGCATGGGAAGGTGTTTTCTGGTCGCTGCGTGACACGACCGAATTCAGTGTCACCAACGCAGGCCTGACCGGTCAGCTGAACACCCCATTGGAAGATCCGTTCCAAGGCCTATCGTACGACGATGGTAGCGGCTTGGCGAACCTGGACGACTTCTTCAACAACGCTCAGATTCATCGGCTGCGTCGCAGTTCCGATTTCTACAACGTTGAATTGAACTTGTTCCAGGACCCAACGATGTTTGCCTGCAATACCGGCCACCACAGCTTCTCCGTTGGGATGCTCGGCGGTATTCGATACTTCCGATTCTCGGAAGGCATGTCGTTCTCTTCCGATCCAACGAACACAGTCTTCGATGGTGCCGCGGACGAAGTGAACTACAACATCGACGTCGCCAATAACTTGATCGGTCCTCAGATCGGTTTCATCGGTAACATGACCCACGGCAAGTGGAATGTTCACCTGGGCAGCAAGCTGGGTCTGTTCGGCAACATCATCACGCATGAATCGCGAATCTACGGTGCCGCAGGCAATGCCGTCGTCGACAACGCTCTGAGCCCCAACGACGGCCAAGAGTTTGACATCGACGCATCGCGAAGCCGCGTCTCGTTCCTCGGCGAGTTGGACCTCGGTGTCGACTACCGCATGTTCCAATGCTTCACCGTCAGTGGCGGTTACCGAGCCGTTGCCGTTACCGGCGTTGCCCTGTCGGCTGACCAGATTCCACAAAACTTTGAAGACTTCGCGATCATCGAATCGACGCAAGCTTCCAGTGACCTGATTCTGCACGGTGCTTACTTCGGCGGCGAGTTCGTCTGGTAA
- the raiA gene encoding ribosome-associated translation inhibitor RaiA: MQVNISTRHGHLSPASQETITEKVSKLNRLFERITAVEVTIDLEHSDKPEVELRVTAEKTEDFVATDKAESLLAALDSTIHKMEQQLRKHKEKLKAHRGKGQPSDAETNFEG, from the coding sequence GTGCAAGTCAATATTTCAACGCGCCATGGTCATTTGAGTCCCGCTTCGCAGGAAACGATTACTGAGAAGGTCTCGAAGTTAAATCGTTTGTTCGAGCGAATCACGGCAGTCGAAGTGACCATCGACCTGGAGCATAGCGATAAGCCGGAAGTCGAACTGCGCGTGACCGCGGAGAAGACCGAAGATTTCGTGGCAACGGACAAAGCGGAAAGCCTTCTTGCTGCTCTGGATAGCACGATCCATAAGATGGAACAGCAACTGCGGAAGCACAAAGAGAAGCTGAAGGCGCACCGCGGCAAAGGACAGCCGTCGGATGCTGAAACGAACTTCGAGGGATAA
- a CDS encoding response regulator: MVSNISRVLLVEDNPAHAKLMMRTLNEFGESLDIEHVSDGEAALAYLFRKGKYENRRSQPHLVLLDLRIPKFDGLTVLGRIKEDPELKHIPVVILTTSDADSDVRGATDRFANSYLVKPIEYLQFVNLMRSVGEYWTEMNQSPGSKS, encoded by the coding sequence ATGGTCAGCAATATCAGTCGAGTTCTGTTGGTCGAGGATAACCCGGCCCACGCGAAGCTGATGATGCGGACGCTTAACGAGTTTGGTGAGTCGCTGGATATCGAACATGTGAGCGATGGTGAAGCCGCGCTCGCCTATCTGTTCCGCAAGGGAAAGTACGAGAACCGCCGATCGCAGCCACACTTGGTGCTTCTCGATCTGCGAATTCCGAAATTCGACGGTTTAACGGTTTTAGGTCGGATAAAAGAAGATCCCGAGCTAAAGCACATCCCCGTTGTTATTCTCACGACGTCCGATGCAGACTCGGATGTTCGCGGCGCCACCGATCGATTTGCTAACAGTTATCTCGTCAAGCCAATCGAGTACCTGCAATTCGTGAATCTTATGCGGTCGGTAGGCGAGTATTGGACCGAGATGAATCAGTCTCCGGGGTCGAAGTCATAG
- a CDS encoding HDOD domain-containing protein, which produces MTQNTSLKDLLAGAQLPALPQSAIRLLELAQDPENGPAEFAVPIEADPGLTGQVLRFVNSSYFGFSREISNVKLAITLVGIRTIKNFALWSAVFSLMPNPKSGPFDLKSLWQDSLRRGLFARAVGKHLGLKDAEDLFAAALLQDMAVPLLAKELGDKYRTLIEGRCEGQTRMSDLERDTFGWTHAEAGGVIARGWSLPEAFAELIESHLDLEDYLENPNQEPGRVAVALSALLPATADESWSELERFQAAHDKVMNGGPTVAETLDKVDKDYEEFAPVLKLSNPSVTLVELYQQSQEKAAT; this is translated from the coding sequence ATGACTCAGAATACTTCTCTCAAAGATCTGCTTGCAGGGGCACAGTTGCCAGCGTTGCCTCAAAGTGCCATTCGACTTTTGGAACTTGCTCAGGACCCAGAAAATGGCCCTGCCGAATTTGCGGTACCGATCGAAGCCGATCCTGGCCTGACCGGACAGGTATTGCGGTTTGTAAATTCGTCGTACTTCGGATTCTCTCGCGAAATCTCAAACGTAAAACTCGCCATCACGCTCGTTGGCATTCGTACCATCAAGAACTTTGCACTCTGGAGTGCTGTCTTTAGCTTGATGCCCAACCCTAAGAGCGGCCCTTTTGATCTTAAAAGCCTGTGGCAAGATTCGCTTCGCCGCGGCCTCTTTGCTCGTGCCGTTGGTAAGCATTTAGGTTTGAAAGATGCTGAAGATCTCTTCGCCGCTGCATTGCTGCAAGACATGGCCGTTCCACTGCTGGCCAAGGAACTAGGCGACAAATATCGAACATTGATCGAAGGACGCTGCGAAGGCCAAACCCGCATGTCCGACCTGGAACGCGATACGTTCGGTTGGACTCACGCGGAAGCCGGCGGCGTGATCGCTCGTGGCTGGAGCTTGCCGGAAGCCTTCGCCGAGTTGATCGAATCGCACTTGGATCTGGAAGACTATCTCGAGAATCCAAATCAAGAGCCTGGCCGCGTTGCAGTTGCTCTGTCGGCATTGTTACCGGCAACGGCCGATGAATCGTGGAGCGAATTGGAACGCTTCCAAGCAGCTCACGACAAAGTCATGAACGGCGGTCCTACGGTTGCAGAAACCTTGGACAAAGTCGACAAGGATTACGAAGAGTTCGCTCCCGTCCTCAAGCTGAGCAATCCGTCAGTGACGCTTGTTGAACTGTATCAGCAAAGCCAAGAGAAAGCGGCGACGTAA
- a CDS encoding HPr family phosphocarrier protein gives MGEESIIRKVVVPNRQGLHARPADMFVKVALQYQSQVEITRDGLKVSGKSILDVMTLAAEQGTELTIIVTGPDAEKAADALVEVVKRFVEEDDEENES, from the coding sequence ATGGGCGAGGAATCCATCATACGTAAAGTTGTCGTGCCAAATCGGCAGGGCCTGCATGCGCGTCCGGCGGATATGTTCGTCAAAGTGGCGCTGCAGTATCAGTCCCAAGTCGAAATCACACGCGACGGTCTGAAAGTTAGCGGCAAAAGCATCCTTGATGTGATGACGCTCGCCGCAGAGCAAGGTACCGAACTGACGATCATCGTCACTGGTCCCGATGCTGAAAAAGCAGCCGATGCCTTGGTCGAAGTTGTCAAACGCTTCGTGGAAGAGGATGATGAAGAGAACGAGTCGTAG
- the ptsP gene encoding phosphoenolpyruvate--protein phosphotransferase has product MRVLQGIAVSAGVAIAKAMVVDDQQPRVTRRFISRANVDSELQRLSDAMDMVADQIQVSQDEVATELGDQYGAIFSAHLQMVRDEKLNESLVDSIRYRHYTAEYAVSQSFARYIQFFERVPNPFLRERAGDFRDIEQRLLNVLFGADAKRKLAAKQPSIVIAHDLTPSEMANLDRVNIRGIVTEVGGPGSHSAIVAEALELPAVVGIGSHLREIQTDTTLIIDGHQGRVIVQPDDETVARYKKEVEQQKQAKIRLRGLKDLPAVTVDDETITLMANIEFPHEADACIERGASGVGLYRTEFLYLGQDSEPTEEDHYQVYSKVIRDMQGSPIVIRTLDLGADKIFGDDHPPEQNPFLGLRSIRLSLRNTDQFRRQLRAILRASVLGDVSVMFPLVSTLHELRQAKMLLSDLMEDLEEQSIAFNRDLKVGIMVEVPSSVVMLDRFAQEIDFISIGTNDLVQYTLAVDRNNPDVAALYNSCDPAVLRLIQMAVDSAIKAGIDVTLCGQMGGNPVYTMLLIGMGLRSLSVTPSAIPEIKQICRTVSAEKCRELAVRVRDMDNAWEIKRLLREHLRQLFPDES; this is encoded by the coding sequence ATGCGTGTTCTTCAAGGGATTGCCGTCTCTGCCGGCGTGGCCATCGCAAAAGCCATGGTGGTCGACGACCAGCAACCTCGAGTAACACGCCGCTTTATCTCTCGCGCCAACGTCGACTCCGAGTTGCAGCGACTGTCGGATGCCATGGATATGGTTGCCGATCAGATCCAAGTCAGCCAGGACGAAGTTGCCACGGAACTAGGCGATCAATACGGCGCGATCTTCTCTGCGCACTTGCAGATGGTTCGTGACGAGAAGCTCAACGAGTCGCTTGTCGATTCCATTCGGTACCGACATTACACGGCAGAATATGCTGTTTCGCAGTCGTTCGCTCGATACATTCAGTTCTTTGAGCGTGTGCCGAACCCATTTTTGCGGGAACGTGCCGGCGATTTCCGAGACATTGAACAGCGCCTGTTGAACGTTTTGTTTGGGGCTGATGCCAAGCGAAAGTTAGCAGCCAAGCAGCCTTCGATTGTGATTGCTCATGATCTGACGCCCAGCGAGATGGCGAACCTCGATCGGGTCAATATCCGTGGAATTGTGACCGAAGTTGGCGGACCAGGCAGCCACTCTGCGATCGTAGCCGAGGCGCTCGAGCTTCCGGCGGTCGTCGGCATTGGTTCGCACTTGCGCGAGATTCAAACCGATACCACGCTTATCATCGACGGGCACCAAGGCCGCGTCATTGTTCAGCCGGACGACGAGACGGTTGCTCGATACAAGAAAGAAGTCGAGCAGCAAAAGCAGGCCAAGATTCGGCTCCGAGGTCTCAAGGATTTGCCGGCAGTTACTGTCGACGACGAAACCATTACTCTGATGGCCAACATCGAGTTTCCGCACGAAGCCGATGCGTGTATCGAGCGTGGTGCCAGCGGTGTTGGGCTTTATCGAACCGAGTTTCTTTATCTCGGCCAAGATAGCGAGCCGACGGAAGAGGACCATTATCAGGTCTACTCCAAAGTCATCCGCGACATGCAAGGCAGTCCCATCGTCATCCGCACATTGGACCTAGGTGCAGATAAGATCTTTGGCGACGATCATCCTCCGGAACAAAACCCATTTCTGGGGCTGCGAAGCATTCGTCTTTCGCTACGAAATACCGATCAATTTCGTCGGCAATTACGGGCCATTCTTCGAGCGAGCGTGCTCGGCGATGTCTCGGTTATGTTTCCATTGGTCAGCACGCTTCACGAGCTGCGACAGGCCAAAATGTTGCTGTCGGATCTGATGGAAGATCTGGAAGAACAGTCGATTGCTTTCAACCGCGACCTCAAAGTCGGCATTATGGTTGAAGTCCCATCCAGCGTGGTAATGTTGGATCGATTCGCTCAGGAAATCGATTTCATCAGTATTGGAACCAACGATTTGGTCCAGTATACATTAGCGGTGGACCGCAATAATCCTGACGTGGCCGCCCTTTATAATAGCTGTGATCCGGCCGTGCTGAGACTCATTCAGATGGCAGTAGACTCAGCGATTAAGGCAGGCATCGACGTCACGTTATGCGGCCAGATGGGGGGGAATCCCGTCTATACCATGTTGCTAATTGGCATGGGTTTGCGTAGCTTGAGTGTTACGCCGAGCGCGATTCCGGAAATCAAACAAATTTGCCGCACCGTCTCTGCCGAAAAATGCCGGGAGTTGGCGGTACGCGTACGAGACATGGACAACGCCTGGGAAATTAAACGGTTGCTGCGAGAGCACTTACGGCAATTGTTTCCTGACGAGTCCTAA
- a CDS encoding PTS sugar transporter subunit IIA produces MKFADFISVKAIKPELESKDKEAVIRELAASLVASGDVMEDSAESIIKAILKREELGSTGIGRGIAVPHTKHPSVEKLVGTVGVSTEGVDFNSLDGESVHLFFLLVSPPDRPGDHLRALENISRQLRDDMFCKFLKQSKSVEDIKTLLDEADNNQFGS; encoded by the coding sequence ATGAAGTTTGCCGATTTTATCAGTGTGAAGGCAATCAAGCCGGAATTGGAGTCGAAGGATAAGGAAGCCGTTATCCGCGAATTGGCTGCCAGTCTCGTGGCCTCGGGCGATGTCATGGAAGATAGCGCCGAAAGTATCATCAAGGCCATTTTGAAGCGTGAAGAACTCGGTAGCACCGGCATCGGTCGTGGCATCGCCGTTCCTCACACGAAGCACCCCAGCGTCGAAAAGCTGGTCGGTACCGTTGGTGTCAGCACCGAAGGCGTCGACTTCAACAGTCTCGACGGTGAGTCGGTCCATCTGTTCTTCCTATTGGTTTCCCCGCCAGATCGTCCCGGCGATCACCTGCGAGCTCTGGAGAACATCTCCCGTCAATTGCGTGACGACATGTTCTGCAAGTTCCTGAAGCAGTCGAAGTCGGTGGAAGATATCAAGACGTTGCTGGACGAAGCGGATAACAACCAATTCGGTAGCTAA
- a CDS encoding response regulator transcription factor has product MPTNPTVFVIDDDPAARESIGMLIRSLGLQVETFASAEQYLQSFEASRPGCVVTDMRMLGLSGLELQEQLVEMGERIPVILISAHANMQIAVKAMRNGAITFLEKPCQQQEIIDAVNEAIALDARWRQEAQESAEARENYEKLNAGERDVMKLMMIGKANKVIANRLDVSLRTVEARRHNVFKKMGVDNIPDLTRLAMKIEELRTEIESIPDSTDEQEEE; this is encoded by the coding sequence ATGCCGACGAATCCGACCGTGTTTGTCATTGACGACGACCCAGCGGCACGGGAATCGATTGGAATGCTCATCCGTTCGCTCGGGCTTCAAGTTGAGACCTTTGCTTCGGCTGAACAATACTTGCAATCGTTCGAGGCAAGCCGTCCCGGTTGTGTCGTCACCGATATGCGGATGCTTGGATTGAGCGGTCTTGAACTTCAAGAGCAGCTCGTCGAGATGGGAGAACGTATTCCCGTGATCCTGATTTCCGCCCACGCGAATATGCAAATCGCAGTGAAGGCCATGCGGAACGGGGCGATTACGTTTCTGGAAAAGCCCTGCCAACAGCAAGAGATTATCGATGCGGTAAACGAGGCGATCGCCTTGGATGCACGTTGGCGGCAAGAGGCTCAGGAATCGGCCGAAGCACGCGAGAACTATGAAAAGCTTAACGCCGGCGAGCGAGACGTGATGAAGCTTATGATGATTGGTAAAGCCAACAAGGTGATCGCCAATCGTCTGGATGTGAGTCTGCGGACCGTGGAGGCTCGACGGCACAATGTCTTCAAGAAGATGGGAGTGGATAACATTCCCGACCTGACACGCTTGGCGATGAAGATTGAAGAACTGCGTACCGAGATCGAATCGATTCCCGATTCCACCGACGAGCAGGAAGAAGAATAG